The Streptomyces sp. DH-12 genome has a window encoding:
- a CDS encoding NUDIX hydrolase, whose translation MRRTLRVAAYAVVVRDGQILLARSPGPGGVPEWVLPGGGMEHGEDPYDTVRRELEEETGYLVEVTGFLGIDSSRRTLPGRLRRPVDHQGLRLVYEGRVAGGELRHEIGGSTELAAWQPLDAVPGLVRVGLVDTALRLWRERPATGRLEPGRG comes from the coding sequence ATGCGACGGACGTTGAGGGTGGCGGCCTACGCCGTGGTGGTGCGCGACGGACAGATCCTGCTCGCCCGGTCGCCCGGTCCGGGCGGCGTCCCCGAGTGGGTGCTGCCGGGCGGCGGCATGGAGCACGGCGAGGACCCCTACGACACCGTGCGGCGCGAGCTGGAGGAGGAGACCGGCTACCTCGTGGAGGTCACCGGGTTCCTCGGCATCGACTCCAGCCGCCGCACCCTGCCCGGCCGTCTCCGCCGTCCGGTCGACCACCAGGGCCTGCGGCTGGTCTACGAGGGCCGCGTCGCGGGCGGGGAGCTGCGCCACGAGATCGGCGGCTCCACCGAACTCGCCGCCTGGCAGCCCCTGGACGCCGTACCCGGCCTGGTCCGCGTCGGCCTGGTCGACACCGCCCTGCGGCTGTGGCGGGAGCGGCCGGCGACGGGGCGCCTGGAGCCCGGCCGGGGGTAG
- a CDS encoding serine hydrolase domain-containing protein, which translates to MRKRMRTTAAAVVAVALSAALAAPAVAAGPGADRSGDTGDHRATARAVRAEVKSGVPGVTLRAEDRRGTWTTTAGVGNLRTERPRSPHDRYRVGSITKTFVATVLLQLEAEGKLSLDDTVDAWLPGLVTGNGHDGTRITLRQLLNHTSGVYNYTADEDFGRTYFLKEGFLEHRYDTLAPEGLVRIAMTHEPDFAPGDGWNYSNTNYVLAGMVIEKATGRPYGEEVRRRVLAPLRLTATSVPGTRTGVPGPHSRAYAKLTRDGSGPVHDVTRLNPSIAASAGEMISDSKDLNRFYRALLGGRLLPEAQLNEMTDTVPVDETHGYGLGLMSTELSCGVTVWGHGGGIHGSTSEAVTTRNGRHSLAFNYNGDWAGNSQAVIDAEYCGD; encoded by the coding sequence ATGCGGAAGCGGATGCGGACGACGGCGGCGGCAGTGGTGGCGGTGGCCCTCTCGGCGGCCCTGGCGGCCCCCGCGGTGGCGGCGGGTCCCGGCGCGGACCGCTCGGGGGACACCGGCGACCACCGTGCGACCGCCCGGGCCGTGCGGGCCGAGGTCAAGAGCGGGGTGCCCGGCGTGACGCTGCGGGCGGAGGACCGGCGGGGCACCTGGACGACCACCGCCGGGGTGGGGAACCTGCGCACGGAACGCCCGCGTTCCCCGCACGACCGCTACCGGGTCGGCAGCATCACCAAGACCTTCGTGGCGACGGTGCTGCTGCAGCTGGAGGCCGAGGGGAAGCTGTCGCTGGACGACACCGTCGACGCCTGGCTGCCCGGCCTGGTCACCGGCAACGGCCACGACGGCACCCGGATCACCCTCCGGCAGCTGCTGAACCACACCAGCGGCGTCTACAACTACACGGCCGACGAGGACTTCGGCCGCACCTACTTCCTCAAGGAGGGCTTCCTCGAGCACCGTTACGACACCCTGGCCCCCGAGGGGCTGGTGCGCATCGCGATGACCCACGAGCCGGACTTCGCGCCCGGCGACGGGTGGAACTACTCCAACACCAACTACGTGCTGGCCGGCATGGTGATCGAGAAGGCCACCGGCCGCCCCTACGGCGAGGAGGTCCGCCGGCGCGTCCTCGCGCCGCTGCGCCTGACCGCCACCTCGGTCCCCGGCACCCGCACCGGCGTGCCCGGACCCCACAGCCGGGCCTACGCCAAGCTGACGCGGGACGGCAGCGGGCCCGTCCACGACGTCACCCGCCTCAACCCGTCCATCGCCGCCTCGGCGGGCGAGATGATCTCCGACTCCAAGGACCTCAACCGCTTCTACCGCGCCCTGCTCGGCGGGCGGCTGCTGCCCGAGGCGCAGCTGAACGAGATGACCGACACGGTGCCCGTGGACGAGACGCACGGCTACGGGCTGGGCCTGATGAGCACCGAGCTGAGCTGCGGGGTGACCGTCTGGGGCCACGGCGGCGGCATCCACGGCTCCACGTCCGAGGCCGTCACCACACGGAACGGCCGCCACTCCCTCGCGTTCAACTACAACGGCGACTGGGCCGGGAACTCCCAGGCGGTGATCGACGCGGAGTACTGCGGCGACTGA